CCCCCGGCGTGACGGTCACGACGCCGCGAGTCACCACGCTCGACGTCGAGAACGTCCGCGGCGTCGACATCGCCGGCGGGTCGGTACGACAGGGAAGTCCCACCAGCGGGTCGGGCGAACTCACCGTCGTCGGCGCCTGGAACTACGAGGAGGCAGAGAACCTCGAAGTCACCGTCCAAGACAACGACGGCCTCGACGTGACCGGGGACGCCATCGTCGAACCCCCGGGGTCGACCGGTGACCGGGCGACGAAGCAGGCCGCCGACATCACGGACAACGAGGTGCGGTGGGACATGGACCTCTCCGATCTCGACACCGGCACCTTCACCATCACCCTCGCGGGGACCGACGACCTCGACTTCGGCACGGCCCGTCGGAGCACGACCATCACCGTCACCGCGAGCGACGACGTTCGTCTCGCCTTCGACCGCCGAACCGTCACGCGCGGCGAGGACGTGACCTTCCGGATTCGCGGGTCGAGCGCCGGCGAGTACCACATCGTCACGGTCGCCGAACGCGAGTTCCGTTCGGCAGACCTCTCGACCGCCCAGCGCGAGCGGATCTTCCGGCGGGTCGGCGACACCGTTCTCACTGGCTACTCCGAGAACGAGGATGTCGCGTACGCCGTCGTCGAAATCGACGACGACACCGGCGTCGGCGTCGGCCAGATAGACACGACGAGCCTCGACGACGGCGACGTCGACGTGATCCTCTACCGGGCCTCGCCGGACCGCCCGGAGAACGAGGGCGACGTCGACGCCGACCTCGACACGCTCTCCGAGGAGGACGACCCGTCGATCACGGTCGACGAGGGCGAGGTGTCGATCACGAACCCGCGAGATACGTACGTCGTGGGCAGCGAGATCACGCTGAACGGGACGGCGTCGGAGGGCATCGACGACGTGGCGTTCTACGTCCGCCGCCAGGACGACTACCGACTCCTCGACCTCGACGGGTCGGCGTCCGGCGGGACGCAGGCGACGGTGTCGGTCGATCCCGACGGGACGTTCGAAGTCGAGGATGTCGTCCTCTCGACGGGGAACGAGGCCGGCAACCGTCTGCTCTCGCTGCCCGGCTCGTACCGCCTCGGCGTCATCGACGCGGCCGACGCCGGCGGCCGCGGCGACATCCAGCGGAGCCTCGGCGTCAGCGAGTTCACGCGCGGGACGAGCTTCCAGCGGTCGATCCGCGTGGTCGATACGGAGCTGAGTTCGGTCGTCCGGACCGTCGGCGGGCAGGTGTCGACCGACGACCGCGTGGTCCGCGTGACCGGCGCCTCGCTCGGCTCCCGGACGGTGGCGTTCGTGTTCGTCGACGAACGGGGGAACGTCCAGTACGCGGACGTGCGGACGGAGGCCGACGGCACGTTCGAGGAGGACGACCTTGACCTCGGCGGGAACCTCGAGGACGGACAGGTCACCGTCCTCGTGCTCACCGCCGGCCGCGACGGCGAGTTCGGGGACGGCGGACTGCGTTCGCTCGCGGGTGGCGACGCGTACGCCGACCTCGAACAGTTCGCGACCGATCTCGACCGCCGATCCCTGACCGGCGATCAGGTTCTGGCGCGCCTCCTCGACGAGACGGTCGAGGCGACGGCCAGCGACGACCGGAGCATCACGGAGACGTTCCGTCTCGCCGACTCCCAGACGACGATAGGCAACGTCTACCCGCTGGGCGCGCGGGCGTCGGGGGTCAATCCCATCGCCGTCGACGACACGATGATCGTCGAGGGAAGGACCAACCTCCGCCCCGGTGACAACGCGATCACCGTCGAGTTGCTGAACGAAGACGACGACTCCGTGGCGCTCGCGACGACCGACGAGTGGAGCTACGACGGCACCTACCGGATCGCGCTCGAACTCGACGACGTCGAGACGGGGACGTACACGCTCGAAGTCGACGACTCCTACAACACCGACACGGTCCAGGTCGAAATCGTCGCGCAACGAGTGACGCCGACGCCGGAGCCGACGCCGACCGAACGTCCGACGTCGACGCCGACCGAACGTCCGACGCCGACGCCGACCGAACGTCCGACGGAGCGGCCCACGCCGACGGCAACCGCGACGGCCACGCCGACGCCCACCGAGGGCGGTGGGCCGGGATTCGGGGTCGTCGTGGCGCTGCTCGCGCTCGTCGTCGCCGCGCTGCTGGCTATCCGGCGCGGCGACTGAACAGGAAGCGACGACCGTCGGTCGACGACGGCGGCCACCCGCGTTCGGGGACCGCCCCACGTGCCGTCACTCGATGTCGATGCTGCGCGCTTCCTCGACCTCCAGTCGTGGGAGCGTGACGGTCAGGACGCCGTGTTTCATCGTGGCCGTCACGGCGTCCTTGTCGACTTCGTCGGGGAGCCGGATCGAGCGACGCACCGACTCGTGGCGACGTTCCCGTCGCAGGTACTCCGCCTCGTGTTCCTCCGTGGCCGTCTCCCGGTCGGCCTCGATGCGGAGCGTGTGATCGGTCACCCGGATGTCGACGTCGTCGCGGTCGAATCCCGGCAGATCCGCGGTCACGACGAACTCGTCGTCGGTCTCGGCGAGGTCGATGGACACCGACTCCATCTCCGTGCGCCACCCGCCGAAGGGACCCTCCTCTTCCCACATCCGGGTCGCGTCGTCGAACTGTCGGTCCATGCGTTCGAACAGGCGCTCCAGTTCCTCGAAGGGGTTACTGCGTGTCGTCATGGTCTACGACGCCGATACGACGACCAGCACGAAAAAAATATGGTTCAGTTGTCATTTTCTGAGACGGAGGGTTCCCGAGCGGTCGGCGTGGGGCGTTTCGATCCCCGTCACGCCGGCGACGCCAGTTCTTCGGCGAGGAGCCGTCGCAACCCGCGGCGGATGCGCTGTGACGCGGCCGTATCGGAGATCCCCAGTCGGTCGCCCAGTTCCTCCAGCGTGATCTCGCGCGGGATGGCGAAGTAGCCGGTCTCGAACGCGGTCCGCAGCGTCTCGTACTGTCGGTCGGATAGCGTCGCCGAGACGCCGCTACGGCCACGTCCCTCGGGATCGTAGATGCCGCTCACGTCGAGTGTCACGTCGCGGTCCAGACACTCCCGGTAGAAGTCGGACAGCGACTCGCGGGACGGAAAGCGGAGTTCGAGATACCACGTCCCGTCGCGGACGACGCCGTCGACACAGGATGCCTCCACCGCCACGAGCGTCTCGAGAAACGCGTGTCGACGATCCGTCCACCACACGCGCACCAGGACCGCGTTCTCCACGTGGTCGATCACCGCCACCCGTTCGACGTCTTCGTCGCGGCGGAGTCTGCGTCGCGTCCGATCCGCCGGCAGCCCGGTCACCCAGAGGAACGGCACGACGCCCTCGCCGAGCGGCACCACGCGCTCGATCACGATCCGCAGCGAGTCGTGACCGTGCAACGTTCGTGCGAGTTTGAACTCGTCGGCGGGCACCGAGACGTGTGCCATCACGCTCATCTGACGATAATGTCGTTCGTCCAACAATATATAACTTACAGCGTTTACTCAGTCGTCGACAACGGGCGGGAGTTCGGGTCCGTTCGCGGTCGTCTCACACCGGGAAGACGGCCGCTGGTGTTCCAGAGGCGACGCGTTCGGAAACCTTGGATAGCCGATAGATAAACGGGTTGGGTGTCGATGCCCAACGCCTATCGGAAACACGGGAGTACGTGCAGTCGCCGAACGGGGGGTAGACCGTGCCAATATGCAAGAACTGTGAGTGCTTCGTCACTCCGGACTTCGCCCGCGTCTTCGGGAACAACGACGGTGAGGTGGTTCGCTGTGTCGACTGTGCGCCCTTCCGGGAACTCACGATGGGGACGAGTGCGGTCCCGAACACATGACCGATCACGTCCCGTCCCCGCTGGGGCGCTGTCCGCGTTGTGACGTGCGCGTCTCGAGACGCCGTCTGCTCATCGAGTACGAGCGTAGCGACGAGGAGTATCGGATATTTGCGTCGTGTCCGAACTGTGAGACGGTGGCCACCCCACGATGACTGATCTCGGCGCGGTCGCGGCCGCACCGATAGCGGACTCACGATAGATGAATCTAGATCCAACACTCGATCCGGAGGAGTATCGCATGGAACTCTTTCTCCGGTCGCTGGCGCCGCCGGCGGCCCGGACGGTCCAAGAGGCGACCATCGACCGGTTGAAGCGACTGGAGGCCCGGGGCCACATCCGGGAGTACGAACTCACGATCTGGGGGGATCGCATCCGTCTCGACACGACGCCTCGGACGCCGACGGAGGAGGCGATCCGCGACAAAATTGACCGATTCCGGCGCTGGGAGCGACGAAACGGCGTGTCGCTCGCGCCGGGCTTCGACGAACGGGAGATCGATCCTCTGATCGACGACACCTACACCGTCTTCCGAACGCCGGTGATCGCGCTGGCGGTGTACGCCGGTTCGAACGTGTGGGGGGTCTTTCCGTGCGAGGTCGACGGGGACCCCGTGACCGTCGACGCGTGCCTCGACGCCTTCCTGCGACGCGGGTCGCTCGTCGAATCACGGTCCCCGGGCTGACCAGACTCGTGACGCGACGGACGGGACCGCAGCCACCGCACCGCCGGACGTGGCGGACGCGAAGGCGGGCCGCGGGAAACCCGGGACGCGGCGCGAGTGGAGGCGGACTCGTGGACGACGAGTGGTAGGGAATTTAACAGTTGTGCGCGCCGTTTCGTCGGCTATGGCCGACCAGCGTACGGTGACCGTTCCGGTCGACGACGTTCGACTCGACGGCGAACTCGCCGTCCCCGACGGCGCGTCCGGGCTCGTCGTCTTCGCACACGGCAGCGGAAGCAGCCGGCTGAGCCCGCGTAACAACTTCGTCGCCGAGGTGCTCCGGGCACGCGGCCTGGGTACGCTCCTGTTCGACCTGCTCACCGAAGCGGAGGACCGGACGCGCGAAACGCGGTTCGACATCGACCTCCTGACCGGGCGGCTGCTCGGGGCGACAGCGTGGCTCCGCGGCCGCGAGGGGACGGCGGGGATGCGCCTCGGATACTTCGGGTCGAGCACCGGCGCCGCGGCCGCGGTGCGCGCCGCGGCGGAGCGGGGCGACGACATCGACACCGTCGTGTCGCGCGGCGGCCGGGTCGACCTCGCCTCGGAACGGCTCTCGGCGGTCACGGCCCCGACCCTGTTCGTCGTCGGTGGCGCCGACACGGAGGTGCTGGAACGTAACCGCGAAGCGCTGGCGGCACTCACCTGCCGAAAGGAGTTGGCGGTGGTCGAGGGCGCCGGCCACCTCTTCGAAGGGGAGGGAGAACTCGAAGAGGTCGCCGACCTCGCCGCGGAGTGGTTCGCGACGCATCTGTCCTGACCGGTCACCGCAGCGCCGACGCCGCCACGACGAGCGTTCCGTCCGCTCGGCGGTCGCTCTCGATATCGCTCCCGAACTGGGCGAGGAGATCCAGATTCGTCCGGACGTGGTCGGTGAGCGACGGAATCCGGACGCGTCCGCCGGCGAGCGCGAGGACGACCAGTAGCTGGTCGGCCATGAACGGGTCGACCGCCGCGTCCGTGGCGTGGACCGCCCCGAACTCCCGGACGGCGTCCTCGGCGACGGCCTCGGAGGGACGCCCCCGTTCCCCGAGCGCGTCGACGCCGACGAGACCCTCCTCGTAGACGCCGCGGAGGAGGAGCGACGACCCCGGCGAATCCGCCTCGACGTACTCGACGCGCCGGATGTCGGCCGGAAGACCCGCCGCCGCGAGTTCCTCGCGGGCGCTTTCGGCCTGCCGGTCAGCTACCTCGCGGTCGGCGAGCGACGCGGCGGCCTTCGAGTAGATTCCGACCCGTTCGAGTTCGCCGCGTCGGTCGAGGGCGACCGGCGAGAGCGGCGACGGCGCCACCCGCAGGGTCGCCTCGCCGCCGCCGGCGGGATAAAAGCCCGTCCGCTGCAGGTCGACGGCGGCCTCGACCCCACAGTCCGTGAGCAACGGGAGCTTCACCAGCCGGTGATACGCCATCGTCGGCGCCCACTTCACGTCCGTGCCACCGGTGGCGGTGAGTTCCAGGGGCTCGTCGCCGGTCACCGCGATGGGGAGGACGGCGTCGAACAGGAGCGTGACGCTCCCTGCCGTGCCGATGTCGGCGTCCAGCGTCGTCCGACGCTCGTCCCCGGGGCGGAAGGTCAGCGCGTCGGCGCCGAGTTCGGCCCCCTCGACCGCAGCGTCACAGCAGTCCGCGACGACCCGAACCGCGGCGAGATGCTGGGGTTTGAGACCGGGGTTCGGGCGGGCACCGCGGACGTCCTCGATCCGAAACGGGGTGCCGGTGATCGTCGAGAGGCTCAGCGCCGTCCGGAGCAGTTGGCCGCCACCTTCGGTGCCGTCGACGGTGAGCATCGGTTCAGTTTCCCCTTCGACGGCGGGGTACCTGAAGCTGTCCGGTCGCCACCGCGGCCGGGCGAGACGCTTACAACCGTGGACTTCCCACACGCGGTGTGGACAGGGATCGACTCGTGCTCGGCCTCGCGGCGGTGTTCGCCGGCCTCACAGTCGTGCTCGTAGTGCTCGCGTTCGTCCGCCAGCTATTCCTGCTCTTCATCGCGCTCCCGTTCGCGGCGACGACGTACCTGATGTGGCACCACGCGACGGGACGGATCGAGGACCGCGCCCGCCGGGAAGCGCGGGCGAGTCGCACGGCGGCCGGACGGCGGGAGCGACGCGCCCCCGGCGGCTTCGGCGCGACGGCCCGGGGCGCGGCGTCCGGCGCCCGCGCGGGGAGCCGTCGACGGGAGGCGCCCACCGCCGACGCCGGCCCGAGTCGCCGCGAGGCCTACGAGACGCTGGGGCTCGACCCCGGTGCGAGCGAGGACGAGGTGCGGCGGGCCTACCGGGCGAAAGTGAAGGAGGTCCACCCCGACGCCGAGGGGGGCGACGAGGAGACGTTCAAGCGGGTGAACCGCGCGTACGAACGCCTGCGCGAGTAGGGTGAGAAACGTACCCACACGACGGAAAGCGTTTTGCCGAGTCACCACTTAACACGCCCCATGACCGCCGATCGGGCCCTGCTGGAGCGGGCCCTGGAGCGCGGGGAAGAGGAGGGCGGCCCAATCGAGTTCAAGGAACGCCTCTCCCGCGAGGTCCACCTCGTCGACGGCCGGATGGAGAGCCTGGCGGCCCAGTTGCGCCATCGCGTGCTCTCGGGCGACGGCGAGGCGACGTACGTGGTCGGCGTCACCGACGACGGTCACGTCGCCGGCATCCGCCCGGCCGACTTCTCCGAATCGATGGACGTGCTCTCCTTGCTCGCCGAGGAGGCGGGCGCCCACATCGAGGACGTGGAGACGTGGGGCGTCGGCGGCGAGGACGAAAGTGGACTGGTAGGCGTCGCCACGATCAGGGAGGGCGCCATCCTCGACACCGACGACTCCCACATCGTCGTCGGCACGGCGGGCCACGTCGACCACGGCAAGAGCACGCTCGTCGGGACGCTCGTGACGGGGCAGGCCGACGACGGGCAGGGAAGCACGCGCTCGTATCTCGACGTCCAGCCCCACGAGGTGGAGCGCGGTCTCTCGGCGGACCTCTCCTACGCGGTGTACGGCTTCGACGACGACGGACCGGTGCGGATGGACAACCCCCACCGGAAGTCGGACCGTGCCCGCGTCGTCGAGGAGGCGGACCGCCTCGTCTCTTTCGTCGACACCGTTGGCCACGAGCCGTGGCTCCGGACGACGATCAGGGGGCTGGTCGGGCAGAAACTCGACTACGGCCTGCTGACCGTCGCGGCCGACGACGGCCCGACGAAGACGACACGTGAGCATCTCGGCATCCTGCTGGCGACGGAACTGCCGACGATGGTCGCCATCACGAAGACGGACGTGGTGAGCGAGGAGCGGGTCCACGAGGTCGAACGCGCGGTCGAACGGCTCCTGCGCGACGTGGAGGAGACGCCGCTCCGGATCGAGCGCCACGGCGTGGCCGCGGCGGCCGAGGAGATCGGCGACGTGGTACCCATCCTGAAAACGAGCGCCGTCACCGGGACGGGGCTGGACGCCCTCGACGACCTGTTCGAGCGCCTGCCCAAGACCAACGGCGGCGACGGCGACTTCCGGATGTACATCGACCGCACCTACTCGGTGACCGGCGTCGGCGCCGTCGCCTCCGGAACCGTCAACTCCGGCACCGTCGAGGCCGGCGACGACCTCCTCCTCGGTCCGATGCCCGACGGCGACTTCCGCGAGGTGGAGGTGCGCTCCATCGAGATGCACTACCACCGCGTCGACCGCGCGGAGGCGGGGCGGATCGTCGGCATCGCGCTCAAAGGCGTCACGGAGGCGGAGATCGAGCGCGGCATGGTCCTCCTCCCGGCCGACGCCGATCCCACGCCCGTTCGGGAGTTCGAGGCCGAGGTGGTCGTCCTCAACCACCCAACCCGCATCGGGACGGGCTACGAACCCGTCGTCCACCTCGAGACGATCAGCGAGGCGGCCGTCTTCCGCCCCGAGGGCGGACACCTCCTCCCCGGCGACCGCGGGGTCGCCACGGTCGAGTTCAAGTTCCGCCCCTACCTGATCGAGGAGGGCCAACGCTTCGTCTTCCGGGAAGGTCGGAGCAAAGGCGTCGGCACCGTCACCGATATCGACCCGTAACGGATGCGACGACCCGGATCGTCGCTGCTCTTCGCCGCGGCCGCCGCCGCCACGCTCGTCGTCTACGCCACCCTCTCCGTGCTGACTTACCGCGCACTGTTGTATCTCTGGGCACAGCAGCCCGATCCGGCCACGACGACCGCCGTCGTCGTTGCCCTCACGCTCGCCGCCGGTTACGCCAGCTACCGGCTCGGGACGGCGCGGATTCGGTTCGCGCTCGATCCCGCCGAACTCCCGCGGGCGGAGCTGCCGGAACTCTACCGCCGCGTCGACGCCCTCGCCGACCGCGTTGGCGTCGAGACGCCGCGGCTCATGGTCGCGTCGCTCCAGGGGCCGAACGCCCTCGCCCTCGGCGGCGCCCGCGACGGCGACGTGGTGCTCGACGGCTCGCTGTTTCGACTCCTCACCGCCACCGAACTGGAGGCGATCATCGCGCACGAACTCGTCCACCTGAAGGGCCGGGACAGCCTGGTGAAGACCCTCGGCTACAGCGTCGTGCGCACCGTGACGGGGATGGTCTGGGTCGTCCTCCTCCCCATCCTCCTGCTGGTCGGGGGCGTCGCCCGCACCGTCTCGCTCCTCCGCGGCGACGACCCCGCCGAATTCCGCCGGACGGTCCGGACGGCCGACGCGGTGGTGACGAGTTTGGTCGTCGTCTGCCTGTTCACCCTGACGGCCGCCGTGCAGGCGTACTCGCGCCGCCGGGAGTACGCGGCCGACGACCGGGCGGCCCGGCTGACCGGGCCGCTGGCGCTGGCGAGCGCGCTGGAGAAGATCGACCGCGCGACGACGCCCGGCGGCCTCCTGTCGACGCTGGTCGTCCACGGCGACGAGGAGGGGCTGGTCACCGACCTACTTGCGTCGCATCCGCCGATGGACGACCGGATCGAGCGGTTGCGGCAAGCCGCGGCGCGCCGCCGGAACTGACCGACGGCGGCGATTCGATCCGGTTCGGGTCGCTGGTAATCCATCGCCCCCGAACCGTCGGCACGGGCGCCGACCGCCTACCTCGGGCGAGGGGCACAAAGTATTTGGGAGTGTAGGGACCGTCTGGAAACACCCCTACCAGTGGCTACATTGACATCTGACCGAGCCACGAACCTGACATGAAAGGGACCCGCTCCGGATTGTCAGTAGATCAAACAGCCAACACATGACAGACTACAACCAGAAGATCCGCGCGGTCATCCTCGCGGCGCTGATGGTGTTCTCCGTGTTCGCGGGCACCGTCGCGCTGTCGGGCACTGCCGCGGCAGCCGTGAGCAACGTGACTGGGGACTCAGCCTCGACTCAGAACGTTGAGATCGGACAGAATTCAGTGACACAGGACGTCGTATTCACCGTCGACGTCGACGGGAACGACCAGCTCCAGAACGTCAGTATCGACGTCTCGTCCGCCACCAGTACCGGCTCGAGTATCAGTGGTATCGACACGACCAACATCACGATCACTGGCGGTG
This window of the Haloplanus rubicundus genome carries:
- the csg gene encoding HVO_2072 family ArtA-dependent S-layer glycoprotein; this encodes MTTSTEQLETVLVVVALVVSPFAGAVAFAGPAAAASGVTVDSALSPTTVDESSTVSHDVTVTVTDVVTDSGTDSLAITLPSTATGATIPSATVTNNSTSVSSTARVDGRTAYVNVTEDLSGSNDTDVDLTVDATIRVSWGSVTSTQSDTVSYRFTDSGDGDLGPATLATVTVRDVAGPSGSTRAGPGGSGAFDTVDGEGVVYPGATVFQGETDIQLGGPLSGGVVKTAGDAEGIPLETPNVPEDQAVGRYTTDGQSGSPGVTVTTPRVTTLDVENVRGVDIAGGSVRQGSPTSGSGELTVVGAWNYEEAENLEVTVQDNDGLDVTGDAIVEPPGSTGDRATKQAADITDNEVRWDMDLSDLDTGTFTITLAGTDDLDFGTARRSTTITVTASDDVRLAFDRRTVTRGEDVTFRIRGSSAGEYHIVTVAEREFRSADLSTAQRERIFRRVGDTVLTGYSENEDVAYAVVEIDDDTGVGVGQIDTTSLDDGDVDVILYRASPDRPENEGDVDADLDTLSEEDDPSITVDEGEVSITNPRDTYVVGSEITLNGTASEGIDDVAFYVRRQDDYRLLDLDGSASGGTQATVSVDPDGTFEVEDVVLSTGNEAGNRLLSLPGSYRLGVIDAADAGGRGDIQRSLGVSEFTRGTSFQRSIRVVDTELSSVVRTVGGQVSTDDRVVRVTGASLGSRTVAFVFVDERGNVQYADVRTEADGTFEEDDLDLGGNLEDGQVTVLVLTAGRDGEFGDGGLRSLAGGDAYADLEQFATDLDRRSLTGDQVLARLLDETVEATASDDRSITETFRLADSQTTIGNVYPLGARASGVNPIAVDDTMIVEGRTNLRPGDNAITVELLNEDDDSVALATTDEWSYDGTYRIALELDDVETGTYTLEVDDSYNTDTVQVEIVAQRVTPTPEPTPTERPTSTPTERPTPTPTERPTERPTPTATATATPTPTEGGGPGFGVVVALLALVVAALLAIRRGD
- a CDS encoding Hsp20/alpha crystallin family protein; translation: MTTRSNPFEELERLFERMDRQFDDATRMWEEEGPFGGWRTEMESVSIDLAETDDEFVVTADLPGFDRDDVDIRVTDHTLRIEADRETATEEHEAEYLRRERRHESVRRSIRLPDEVDKDAVTATMKHGVLTVTLPRLEVEEARSIDIE
- a CDS encoding helix-turn-helix domain-containing protein; translated protein: MSVMAHVSVPADEFKLARTLHGHDSLRIVIERVVPLGEGVVPFLWVTGLPADRTRRRLRRDEDVERVAVIDHVENAVLVRVWWTDRRHAFLETLVAVEASCVDGVVRDGTWYLELRFPSRESLSDFYRECLDRDVTLDVSGIYDPEGRGRSGVSATLSDRQYETLRTAFETGYFAIPREITLEELGDRLGISDTAASQRIRRGLRRLLAEELASPA
- a CDS encoding DUF7563 family protein: MPICKNCECFVTPDFARVFGNNDGEVVRCVDCAPFRELTMGTSAVPNT
- a CDS encoding DUF7837 family putative zinc-binding protein, translated to MTDHVPSPLGRCPRCDVRVSRRRLLIEYERSDEEYRIFASCPNCETVATPR
- a CDS encoding HTH domain-containing protein; the encoded protein is MNLDPTLDPEEYRMELFLRSLAPPAARTVQEATIDRLKRLEARGHIREYELTIWGDRIRLDTTPRTPTEEAIRDKIDRFRRWERRNGVSLAPGFDEREIDPLIDDTYTVFRTPVIALAVYAGSNVWGVFPCEVDGDPVTVDACLDAFLRRGSLVESRSPG
- a CDS encoding dienelactone hydrolase family protein is translated as MADQRTVTVPVDDVRLDGELAVPDGASGLVVFAHGSGSSRLSPRNNFVAEVLRARGLGTLLFDLLTEAEDRTRETRFDIDLLTGRLLGATAWLRGREGTAGMRLGYFGSSTGAAAAVRAAAERGDDIDTVVSRGGRVDLASERLSAVTAPTLFVVGGADTEVLERNREALAALTCRKELAVVEGAGHLFEGEGELEEVADLAAEWFATHLS
- the rtcA gene encoding RNA 3'-terminal phosphate cyclase translates to MLTVDGTEGGGQLLRTALSLSTITGTPFRIEDVRGARPNPGLKPQHLAAVRVVADCCDAAVEGAELGADALTFRPGDERRTTLDADIGTAGSVTLLFDAVLPIAVTGDEPLELTATGGTDVKWAPTMAYHRLVKLPLLTDCGVEAAVDLQRTGFYPAGGGEATLRVAPSPLSPVALDRRGELERVGIYSKAAASLADREVADRQAESAREELAAAGLPADIRRVEYVEADSPGSSLLLRGVYEEGLVGVDALGERGRPSEAVAEDAVREFGAVHATDAAVDPFMADQLLVVLALAGGRVRIPSLTDHVRTNLDLLAQFGSDIESDRRADGTLVVAASALR
- a CDS encoding J domain-containing protein encodes the protein MDRDRLVLGLAAVFAGLTVVLVVLAFVRQLFLLFIALPFAATTYLMWHHATGRIEDRARREARASRTAAGRRERRAPGGFGATARGAASGARAGSRRREAPTADAGPSRREAYETLGLDPGASEDEVRRAYRAKVKEVHPDAEGGDEETFKRVNRAYERLRE
- a CDS encoding GTPBP1 family GTP-binding protein, which encodes MTADRALLERALERGEEEGGPIEFKERLSREVHLVDGRMESLAAQLRHRVLSGDGEATYVVGVTDDGHVAGIRPADFSESMDVLSLLAEEAGAHIEDVETWGVGGEDESGLVGVATIREGAILDTDDSHIVVGTAGHVDHGKSTLVGTLVTGQADDGQGSTRSYLDVQPHEVERGLSADLSYAVYGFDDDGPVRMDNPHRKSDRARVVEEADRLVSFVDTVGHEPWLRTTIRGLVGQKLDYGLLTVAADDGPTKTTREHLGILLATELPTMVAITKTDVVSEERVHEVERAVERLLRDVEETPLRIERHGVAAAAEEIGDVVPILKTSAVTGTGLDALDDLFERLPKTNGGDGDFRMYIDRTYSVTGVGAVASGTVNSGTVEAGDDLLLGPMPDGDFREVEVRSIEMHYHRVDRAEAGRIVGIALKGVTEAEIERGMVLLPADADPTPVREFEAEVVVLNHPTRIGTGYEPVVHLETISEAAVFRPEGGHLLPGDRGVATVEFKFRPYLIEEGQRFVFREGRSKGVGTVTDIDP
- a CDS encoding M48 family metallopeptidase produces the protein MRRPGSSLLFAAAAAATLVVYATLSVLTYRALLYLWAQQPDPATTTAVVVALTLAAGYASYRLGTARIRFALDPAELPRAELPELYRRVDALADRVGVETPRLMVASLQGPNALALGGARDGDVVLDGSLFRLLTATELEAIIAHELVHLKGRDSLVKTLGYSVVRTVTGMVWVVLLPILLLVGGVARTVSLLRGDDPAEFRRTVRTADAVVTSLVVVCLFTLTAAVQAYSRRREYAADDRAARLTGPLALASALEKIDRATTPGGLLSTLVVHGDEEGLVTDLLASHPPMDDRIERLRQAAARRRN